The Hippocampus zosterae strain Florida chromosome 11, ASM2543408v3, whole genome shotgun sequence genome includes the window CAATGAAGTTATTAAGTTAAAATAACGCTGACGGAATGATAAACTGATGATGGCAGTTTGTTTCagcttgaaataatgacggactgACAACGACAGACGGGTCACCTGGCCACTGGTGGATGAAGAATGAGAGACTGGCAAAATTTACTGACGAATTTATACCTCTGGAAATTTCCATTGGGGCTTGGTTTTgattaaaacagaaaataactCACAGGCCTGCGGCTGTGCCTTATAAGAGCAGACAATAGACGACTGGCTTCTCCTCTTAGTCCTACGTGGTCTTTGGCTTCACACCACTCTGTAACCCGACATAGGAGAGCGGCATCGGTTCCCAGCACCACGGCTGCTTCCTCTGACAAATGCACAGAAAAACGACATAACtgattttcaaatgaattgGAAATGCAGAGTGCATGCGCCAAAAAAATAACCAGTTAAATTGTGGTACAGACTGAGAGGATTGATGCAAGAGAATTTGGTgtaaattaacaaaacaaatttaACTTGACACATTTACAGACCATGTTCACTGGCGTGATCTGAGGAAGGCCCCAGTGAGAGTGATCCCAATTCATTGTGCGATTAATGCATTCAATACTCCAAAGTATAAGGGAGTACCTCACCTCGTCCATCAACTATCATGCGTAGCGTTCCCAACAGTTTGAATTGAACTGGAGGCATATCAGATCTCAGAAGGCTCTTTATCCTTTCTGCCACATCCATCATGCGCACCTTATTGGTAGCTACCAAACAGACAGAATTTGGATTATTCATTTAAATCGTCTATGCAAATTATAACTAAAATGTACTGATTGAAAGTAATATTATTCTGAAGTTGCTTTATTTTAGACATTTTTTAGGATTTAATGTGTTGGAAAATGAAGATTGGACACCCTGCACATCGAAAACAAATGTATATGGGGCCCAGAAAGCAAATAGGAATGACAAAAAAGAGAAAGACCACAGAAAGAATTAGTATGAATGAAGTTACAAAAGGCAGCACTGTGATCTACTGGTTCgcatgttggcctcacagtgcagaggtgcacggttcgattcaagctccggcctccctctgtggggtttgcatgtgcctgcgtgcgttttttccgggtactccggtttcctcccacattccaaaaacacatgtAGCAGAAATTGtcaataggtgtgagtgtcagcgcagatggttgttcgtctgtttgtgccctgcgattggctggcaaccagttcggggtgtaccccgcctactaccctaAGACAACTAggatagggtccagcatgcCTGTCtgtgacccttgcgaggataagcagAGGACAGATTCATGGGTGTTTTAGTATGCTGCCTTTTAGTTGGTTGGTCgagctacagcaggggtgggcaaactacggcccacgggcaggatccggcccgttggtctttttaatccggcccgccgaagattggtgcacaattaaggtttgattgcattaatttcgtttggacttgtaatgacaggtatttcaacaccaggtggcgcagttaattcaagttgcagagcacagggaggggaagacgaagaaagagggagagagtaatgaccatggaagggaaggtgatatgtatctgattcaACGAAGCGGATAACAAAgcacgaaacattcaggagacgcctggagtcggaaagactcaaatctacgagactttgaaaaacaaggaagcgattcttactcagtccgattctggcaatttccatgctcagactGAATTCCTTGTGGcgcgagtaaatgaacatttcctagaatggtttgattgttatcatgataaaaactttccgcaaactggaccgctaataagagtcggagagcagttaaatgtgtagagcgtgaacaacagggggctcagtacacatccttgagaaccggtgctgagtgtgatggtggaggacaatgttacattattactggcatacaaagacattgtgctatcttctttattttctatttcttttggcccagccctccacaatattttctgcttctcatttggacccccgggaaaataattgcccacccctgagctAAAGGATAGGATCACTACCTCAATTTTGATGTCGAATTGAACTGACTGGAAACTGTGCCCTGCAGGAACTAAACAGCTGCAGGCACTATGAGCCAGGAGCACTTGACAGTTTTACTACTGGGGTGGCTAGGAGTTGGGAGAAGGTTGAGTGGAGTTCCCAAGTTTTTGGCAAACAAGTCGGAAGTCCCTAAAAACAAACGGAACTCGAGTCATGTCATGTGACTGGAGTACCCCATCACACCCTGCGAATGAAACTCATTTCTGAGATTTGAAACAGGGCCTGAAAGGGACTGAAGGAGTCTCATATTCAGCTCAAGGTCCACAAACATAAAGCCATCTATAAAGCTCCTATAACAAAGGAATTTACAAAATCAAATGCTGAGTAAAATGCCCAGAACTGTCACTATTTGGCTTAATGTCACCAAGATTGCTTAGTTGCTGTAGTCACCACAGAGATAGTCGGTATGTGGAAAATCACATAAAATAATGCAATTTTGAGTATGCATGTACgtcaggagtgtcaaactcgtttttgtcgtgggccacattgtagttacggtttcccttggagggctgttatgaatttggtgaaaccatataaatgttcacCCCTATCCCTGCcatatattacatacacagcacacaataaatcgatgaataactagttttaaaatcagaagtcaagaataatgactgttattgtggatgacatatgacaattttggttcagacttcagcaagaatcatggaacttgacatgcttgatttgctttcgtgggccacataaaatgatgtggcgggtcagatctggccccaaggccttgattttgacacctgtgatgtacGTCATAACAAAAGCGTCTAAATAGGGTCAGTGGATTAGTAGGTGAACTCTGAAGAGAGtgtttttaaaagaaagaaatttttGATAATTCGAAAGTGTACTTATGTTTTTGGTGACATCGGTCAcatggtgtgggggggggtgcaaatcaCCATATTATCACACAGTTCAATGGAATTTGAATTGAAGTGAATATAATAAACAGTGTTTCATCACTTATGTCAAAATTTTGCAAATCTAACAAATTGAactttcatttttctgtttttctctgACATAAAATTCACAGGGATTATTTTGATCAGTACCTGGAATGGCTAAATTTCGTAGTGCGCTCAATCCAGCATGGAGAACAGACACATCTCCTTCGTCAATATGTTGTTCCAACATGGTCAAGATGTGAGGGACCACACCAAGGTCCATCATCTTCACACAGTTACTGtctggcatttttaaaaaaatacagtaacaacaacatcaacaaaaaacgGTCCCATCGAAAATCTTTCAAAACATATTATAGGTTGGCAAAATTCTATCTGATGTAGAAATCGTTGAATATGAGTTTTACAGAAAAGTTTCATGACAAGTATTTTACCATTTCTTGCAAAGTTGGCAAGAGCCAAAGCTCCGGACAACTGCAGCTGAGTGTTGGAGCTCTGCAGCCAGGACAGAACATCCTGGTACACCATACCTGAGCCTTCACCAAAACACTTTTCCATGGACTCAtctgacatacacacacacacacacacaagcacacacacacacgcacacacacacacacacagagtgaaaTTCAACCTCATAAATATATGGATGGGCTTTCTTTGCTCACTTCATGGTGGCAACAAAATGAGAGGGGAGTCAATCAGACTAACTGATTGactgacaaaaatgtttctgaTGTAAAAGAAATCCTGAgtatttatttgactttataTAATATCATGATCAACAACGTAAAGACAAACCCATTAAATCGGATCATGTCAACAAATGTTTTACTTTGCAGCACTCACCTCCTAAAAGAAGTGATACAATGAGGTTAGAGGCAATCTTGACACTGCAAAGGGTTGGAGGGTCTGAACATCCCTGAAGACCCCTGATCAGCTCAGATAATGCTTCGGGTACCCCTGACTCAACAAATTGAAACTTCAGTATATCTGTTGGGACAGAACCACGAGTTAACATAGAAACTTCTTGCACCTGTAACATTAGGTTATGTTCAAACTACTTTTTTTGCCCATATGTGACCTGTACCTGATTTTATTATGACAATCTGAATGGCTCAATtccgatttttttcaaatctgaccTCGGTCACTTTCAGATGTGGCCCTAGATCAGATATGTATTTTTGCAATGCGACCTCTGTCAGAACGGTGGGGGAGGGAGCACCTGAGAGAGAGATAGTCAATTTTCAGAGAATCTGCAAAAttgtttgaattgaattgaatacaactttattgtcaaatgtgcacatacagcacgtatgaaatttcttccctctcaacagaaaacaagagGTGCCGCTGTGAGTCACAATGTTGACTTTATATTTGGCTTTAACTCCCcacttaaaaaataaagcatatAGATAGGAATTGCAGTTCAACTTTCTGAATTATCGGTGAATATCTtaatgaaaacacaaacacacctacaATTTATGATGGACCTCTGTATAGGGAAacagtttattttcttttcgaCTGATAATACAGGTCAAACAAAAGATTGTATTCTATTGTGATGGACCACCTGGAGAAGTAGTTGCGCAGTCAGGAAACAAGAATAAGCATAGCATCATTTGTGGCATTGGCTTCAGACATCCTACGTAGTGAATTCGAGGATGCTGATATTCATCACCACACTCACTACTCAGTGTTGCCCTAACTCCACGCAATGTTCCACTGTTCTTTGGGGGTGAGGTCGCCCAAAAGTCACATCAGGGGTAATCTGATGGTTATTTCTGCGAGGCTTGACGCCTATGTGGCGTCCACAGTCTTTATTCTGACATCTTCCTGGTTCAACCTGGCTccccgttgttttttttctttattaaattGCAAGTCTGAAACTGTCGAAAAAAACTCTGAAAATCAGTCATTCGTGAGAAGGCTGATACATTTGAATATTCTTGAGCAGAAATGTTAAAAATCATACCATTCTCGGCCAGTGAGCTCAGTATTTCCAGGATAATGTGTTGGCGTTCAGCATCAGGTGCTCGTTTCAATTGAAAAATCAGGACATCTCCCACATCAACTTCAATAAGAGCCGTCCTTGCAGAATCTGAAAGCACACGGGTTTTGTAACTTGGTTGACGATGTAATTGGTGACTATTTCGACTTTTTTTAGGGTAATTAAACAACAGTGCTTCACAAATTCTTCATTAgaatataattttatattattCAGTTTCATtcctaaataaaaatatatactgtttaTATACTAATGTCAGTGGCTGATTAGCTTCTGACCTCTCAGAGAAGCCCAGTGAGCAAACGCAAATTTGGGTCTAAAACGTTTGTGTTAGTTTGAAACGTCATTGAATATGGCTCAGTGATTAAGAAATAGTCCATATTAAAGCAAATGTTATTGTCTTTTACAATCTCACATATTTGGTAAGTACTGTGTTGCCGTAATACTAAAACAACCTATAATAAAGACTttactgcaggggtgcccattaggtagatcctgatctaccggtagatctaagacaggtcccaagtagatccgaggagtgtcgaggagaaaaaaaaaaaacaaccatttgtgtgtctttgtacatgttaataatatattttttgtgttaatgtacacggcaccctaatcatcttatcagtctcattttcacccaaaaaagatttaaaaataaactaaagcaggtaaatcttgaatttacagtgGCGCGCGATTACGTCaatggaagttgttagctctcagctgtctgcaattgcagcttgtgatcagaactgttgcgctctaccTTTTGTCGTCATtaatctcattcagagtttgcttcatgtacaattcaccaagggcacgagGAAAGAATAGGAAtttggagggcccagggaagcactttaaaacggtacgtgtgagctacgatagttaacaggctgcaaaagtgcgtcgcatgcctcagtttcaggctgtttctcatcagggcgtgcgtgtgcgtgcgtgcgtgcatgcgcgcgcacgcacgtgcCGGTAAGgctagatcccgggaggttagttgatcaaaaagtagatcttcgatccaaaacgtttgagcacccctgctttactGTATTTCAGCATACAGTACTTGAACCATTAATTAATATGGGCAGGcacatttgtattatttgaaTGTAATGTTACCTACTCGGTATCTATCAGCCATTATTTGTATCAATGCTTACCCAAGTCTGCCAAATTACAGAGAGCCAGCACACAGACGTTGACTAGGGGATCATTCTCTGGATATTTCCTCATGATTGACACAAGCTTGAGGATGACGCCGGAGTGGACTAACTGATCCTGCTGGTATGCTGTGCAGAGTGAGAGAAAATATTGTGATTCTGGGTCTTCTGCGCTGTGACAGAGCATTCTAACAAAAATTAGCACGGCATTCCTGGTTATTTGGCATGTAAGAGGCGTAACACTAGAGATTTATTAGTTGTGCCTTGGATATATTAAGTGCTCCATGAAAATAACTAAACAAAATACTTTCAACACTagggactgttttttttgggggggggggggggtttattttGGTCCAGAAAGCAGTGGTGAACCAAGTAACAAATAATGACGAGAAGGACCAAGGAAAACAACAGCTGTTGTCCagagaaacattttgaaagCTGACAATACCCCAACACAGCAAAAAATGTAATGAAcatatacaaaaacacaaatgggaCATTATAAGATCAGACGTTTTGAGAACGATGAGGATTTGCTTGTGAATTCAAGACAAGTGGTGGATGGACACCATGTCACAAGTCAGGAAGAAGGAGGGGTGATGTTTTGGATGGTAATAtactgaacattaaatatcttgtctttggagTGTATTCGCTTAAATAGGGTGAACATGATTCACGTGTTACAATTTCTGcaatttttgtagattttttgcATATTGTCATCTTTAAATCAAagacaaagcataaaaattgtgtgatatgaaatattccaattcatgttttatatatatactgtatatatatatgtgtgttttggtgataccacagtaccgcttttattgtccatagagggcaaaaatataaagcaaaaaataagaactatatgtgtatgtatagcgctgatgccactgaacatAGAGTGGTTGAAAGTAAGATAAATATTCAGGAATAatacttttacaatttttgtaaaattgtgtGTTGCGTTATATAAACGTATTTACATCGACTGTAGGATATGggttaaatataggttgaacatgattttgcAAATAATTGTATTCTGCTTTTGTAGTTTATGTTTGCatatgtttaacacaatgtcccaaATTCACTGTGCAATAAGGAAAAAATGGTTGGTATAAACTAGTGTAAATACCCATCTCAAGTTCAGAAAATGTGTGACcgcaaagggggagggggggcagtctGAGCAATGAAATTGTTCCTGACATTGGTCATTTCTCTATATCAAGAAAGCAGTGTACGGTCTCGTGAACTCGCCAAGTACGGTCTTCCTAATAATGtactccagttggtccagaatgctgctgctccacTCTTGACTGGTGCTTGTAGGGGGGAGCACATTGCACCTACTCTggaatcccttcactggctccctatattTTAGAGTTTTGTTtcagatcctattatttgttttcaaatcttgaaatggcctcacTTCACTTTACCtgtctgagctcctccgcctcGACACACCTGCCGGTGCCTCAGGACTGTGGACCAGACAATATTCCAGGTACCAAGGACAATGCAAAATCTCAGATGGGATCGAGACTTTTCCATTGCTGGtcgctctctttggaatgacctcccattgAACATTCTGCAAGCCCCCTCTCTGGcaatctttaaaactcgtctcaaaactcgTTTGTATTCTCAGCATGAGTCagacttgattttatttttactgtttttgtgctttttactgtctttgttattaatgtctcgttttattgtttgttattgTATGTACGATCCTTGCAACAGtggcggttgttttaaagtgctctataaacacagtggAGTTGAGATTGAATTTGACCTTGAGTAACATGAAAGCATCGTAATAAAAtctattaaaaacatttatttcagtaTGAATGAAGACTTACGGTTGTCAAAGCAAATGCGACCAATTGCTCTGCCAGTATTGAGCAGCATCTCTGGCTCACTACTGTCCAGATGAGGGACGAGCACCTTCACTAAGCCTGCCTCAATACACAAGCCCCTCACTGCACCTAAAAGACAAAAAGATCAAACATTTACTCTCAAATTCTATAACCACCTCCAAAGACGTATTTTATGTTGCACTTGTAATTGTTGGAGTTTCATGCACATGTTATTCATTGAATGCAATTAAAATTTAAACTTTGTCCTACCTTCTCGGGCCATTTCAGCCAACAACAAGGAAATCTGACAGCTCAGgctggttttattttgtaaagccTGAGCAAGTATAGGTAGAATCCCACTTTTGGCAATCTGAACCGCAATGTCTTTCTCTGTACAAATGTGAAGA containing:
- the si:dkey-191g9.5 gene encoding rap1 GTPase-GDP dissociation stimulator 1 → MSDTDSLTDALQAISVSTELIEEELKPHLDIILSAQLGKQKDIAVQIAKSGILPILAQALQNKTSLSCQISLLLAEMAREGAVRGLCIEAGLVKVLVPHLDSSEPEMLLNTGRAIGRICFDNPYQQDQLVHSGVILKLVSIMRKYPENDPLVNVCVLALCNLADLDSARTALIEVDVGDVLIFQLKRAPDAERQHIILEILSSLAENDILKFQFVESGVPEALSELIRGLQGCSDPPTLCSVKIASNLIVSLLLGDESMEKCFGEGSGMVYQDVLSWLQSSNTQLQLSGALALANFARNDSNCVKMMDLGVVPHILTMLEQHIDEGDVSVLHAGLSALRNLAIPATNKVRMMDVAERIKSLLRSDMPPVQFKLLGTLRMIVDGREEAAVVLGTDAALLCRVTEWCEAKDHVGLRGEASRLLSALIRHSRRPGVIHAIVKADGIRHLISMSKSEHVIMQNEALVALAIASTINIESVKDLFTTEVLATLKKMLEDPTGTAEVKYNALCLICSLANSGVMNAELEEVNMKDSLKKLTDHSNSQLAAQASSAVALLGDAS